A genome region from Bufo gargarizans isolate SCDJY-AF-19 chromosome 2, ASM1485885v1, whole genome shotgun sequence includes the following:
- the LOC122925602 gene encoding platelet glycoprotein Ib alpha chain-like translates to MSHKPQVSSTYKFNSRKHQLHMISSRRRRVKITKWQKKTEQWWTSRRAASVREKNLIKDKEETSCINLGLSILPLNDIPKNTAILILSSNNFKSLSTSSFNGLKKLTQLDASDNGMTSFEIDLALNLEELNLANNTLKTLPMVSQLPGLTTLQLSNNHITTIPEKAFMGLKKLDSLELQHNYIDSLDEQVFEGLQSLKHLDLSYNQLLLLPDRLLAGLENLGKLYLSWNRLTHIPNDFFTDVGLEYVYLDNNPWNCNCALNYFKIWLKDNEDIVYKASKAGPTMNPKSVICSHGPPLIDYDMNHCNVKGDVDINSVPIYTQSSVTIWTNTPLLTTKHLLSDKPTTELRVTKWWPTSTPTEVGIDSLPVTEATTTLRTTKPTTKETTTLRTTIPTTEAATTLRTTTPTTEATTTLRTTTPTTKETTTLRTTTPTTNPITFISTSTTRYFKSSPKTRVKSTSTPYPITLMMVTTKVEITTDIASTSKEPTSEESVKVSTVSTTEEPTEIPINTMLPARSLRPAAFGMDWLVMVILKHCCLLHVIIYGLCIFLLLVGIIITTMCLLWIYCCNQDFHQWPPGIRLIRYSIRVPMSDEDILLVNNGAIESHFRDQSLAGVTKMLVLESDPQQQEIRYTSAIL, encoded by the exons ATGTCACACAAACCACAAGTTTCCAGCACATACAAATTTAACTCCAGGAAACATCAGCTCCATATGATAAGCTCCAGGCGGAGACGCGTGAAGATCACAAAGTGGCAGAAGAAGACAGAGCAGTGGTGGACATCAAGGAGAGCAGCTTCAGTGCGAG AGAAGAACTTAATTAAAGACAAAGAAGAAACTTCTTGTATAAATCTTGGCTTGTCCATCCTCCCACTGAATGACATCCCTAAGAACACCGCCATCCTCATCCTGTCCTCCAACAACTTCAAGTCACTCTCCACCTCCAGCTTCAATGGTCTCAAAAAACTGACGCAGTTGGATGCAAGTGATAATGGGATGACAAGTTTTGAAATAGACTTAGCACTGAACTTAGAAGAACTTAATCTGGCCAATAATACACTGAAGACGCTACCAATGGTGTCTCAGCTACCAGGACTAACTACGTTGCAACTATCCAACAACCACATCACCACTATTCCAGAAAAAGCCTTCATGGGCTTGAAGAAACTCGACAGTTTGGAGCTTCAGCACAACTACATTGACTCATTAGACGAACAG GTATTTGAAGGTTTGCAGTCACTTAAGCATCTGGATTTGTCATACAATCAGTTGTTGCTTCTTCCTGATCGTCTTCTAGCTGGACTTGAGAATCTAGGAAAGCTTTACTTATCGTGGAACCGTCTTACACATATTCCTAATGACTTCTTTACGGATGTGGGACTGGAATACGTGTATCTGGATAATAATCCCTGGAATTGTAACTGTGCACTTAATTACTTTAAGATTTGGTTGAAGGATAATGAAGACATAGTCTACAAAGCCTCCAAAGCTGGTCCAACAATGAATCCAAAAAGCGTGATCTGCTCTCATGGGCCCCCACTGATCGATTACGACATGAACCATTGTAATGTGAAAGGAGATGTGGACATCAACTCAGTTCCTATATATACACAGAGTTCTGTCACCATATGGACAAACACACCATTGCTAACCACCAAGCATTTGCTTAGCGATAAGCCAACAACAGAGCTAAGAGTTACAAAATGGTGGCCAACATCAACACCTACTGAAGTTGGTATTGATTCATTGCCAGTTACAGAAGCAACCACCACATTAAGAACCACAAAACCAACTACAAAAGAAACCACCACGTTAAGAACCACAATACCAACAACAGAAGCAGCCACCACATTAAGAACCACAACACCAACTACAGAAGCAACCACCACATTAAGAACCACAACACCAACTACAAAAGAAACCACCACGTTAAGAACCACAACACCAACTACAAATCCAATCACCTTCATATCCACAAGCACAACCAGGTATTTTAAGTCAAGCCCAAAAACCAGAGTAAAGTCAACCTCAACACCTTACCCAATAACATTGATGATGGTCACTACCAAGGTTGAGATTACCACCGATATTGCAAGCACGAGCAAAGAGCCCACAAGTGAAGAGAGTGTGAAAGTGTCTACAGTGAGTACTACCGAGGAACCCACCGAAATCCCAATCAACACAATGCTTCCAGCCAGAAGTTTACGGCCGGCAGCTTTTGGCATGGATTGGTTGGTGATGGTAATCCTTAAGCACTGTTGTCTTCTCCATGTGATTATCTATGGTTTGTGTATTTTCCTCCTCCTAGTGGGGATCATCATCACAACGATGTGTTTGCTGTGGATCTACTGCTGTAATCAGGACTTCCACCAATGGCCTCCAGGAATAAGGCTCATCCGATACAGTATTAGGGTTCCCATGAGCGATGAAGATATCTTACTCGTGAACAATGGTGCCATTGAATCCCACTTCAGAGACCAGTCTTTGGCCGGTGTCACTAAGATGTTGGTTCTAGAGTCTGACCCTCAACAACAGGAGATAAGATACACCTCAGCTATTCTGTAA